The following nucleotide sequence is from Tardiphaga sp. 709.
CGATGCGCCGAATACGAGGCCCGCGCTCAAGCCGCCGATCGACAGTGGATAGGTCCGGCCGCGAAAGGTCAGCGTGCCCGAACCGCCCGACGCGCCGATGAACCAGCCGCCCTTCAGCACATTGATGCGGATCGTGCCGCTATCGGCGAAAGCCGCGGAGGACAGGCTTGCGCCGATCAGCGCGAGGGCGGCGACGAGGGTGGTGCGGAAAAGCGAGCGCGACATGGGATTTCCTCTGAAAAATGATTCGTTGGGCGCAAGGCGAGGCCGGCACAATCCAGCAAAATGGTTGCGGGGTCCATGGGCTCGCGAGCGGCGAGGGCGCTGCAATTGACAAATGCAGGTCCCGCCAAACACACTCGGCCATGGCCAGGACCGTCCTCTTCCTCTGCACCGGCAACTACTATCGCAGCCGCTATGCGGAAGAACTCTTCAATCACCTGGCGCGCCGTGCCGGTCTGGACTGGGAGGCGACGTCGCACGCCCTGGCCATCGAGCGGGGCAGCGACAATGTCGGCCCGATGGCGCGACAGACCATCGACGCGCTGACCGTCGATGGCATCTCGCCCCTTGGCGCGTCGCGGATGCCGGCGGTCTGCACGCATGATGCGCTTGCAGCGTCCGATATGGTCGTGGCCGTGAAGGAGGCAGAGCACCGTGCTTTGCTCACCGAGCGCTTTCCGGGCTGGGAAGACCGCGTGACCTATTGGCACGTGCATGACATCGACGTGGCGCCTCCCGAAGTCGCGCTGGGCGAGCTGAAAGCGCATGTCGCGCGTCTGGTGCGTGAGCTGGCTGAACCTCCCCATACGAGCCTGATCGCTTCCGCCATGTGGCAACTCGTCGAACGCCATATGGGGCACGTCGGCTATAAAGGCGGCGTCAAGTCCGAAGGACTTGCGTGGGAGCCACCGGTCATCGATTGCTCCGGCTGGGCTGCGCTGCTGCTGTCCAGCGCGATGCAGGCGATGAATGATGCATCCAAAAGCGGCGTCTTCAGCACCAGTGAGATTGCCGGGATTTCGACTTGGTCCGATCGCATGATCGAAGTCATCGAGGCCCGCACCGGGTTTATTCTCGAAGGCGATCGGATAGATCTCGAAAGCCTGCCGCGTTTTGCCACCATCGGCTTGCGACAGGGTGGCGGAGCATGGGCCGCGAACCATCCGCGGCCACGCGGGATTACCCATGTGGTTCAGATCGTGCGCCGCCCCGATGACGATGCGCCGTTCGTGACGGAGTCGCAGGGCTGGGCAACGCCCTCTGGTCTCCGGTTGCTGCCGCTGGCGGATTGGCTTGATATCAGCCGCGTGTGGCTCAAATCCGGCGAAGCGTGGGCGGTCGATCCGTTTGCGCCGTGCGTGCATCGCGCAGGCGTGGCGTAAAGCCAACGCCTGCGAATTGCGAAGACCGCATCAATTGATGCTGTGAAAGAACCACTTCACCAGCAACACGCCGCTGCCGACCGCCACCACCGCGATCCCGTAACCGGTCAGGATGTCGCCCTGCGTGCCGCCAAATGGCCACAACGCGGCAACGCAGAGGCCGATGGCGAATGTCAGCATGACGTAAAACAGAATGCCACGCTCTTCCGGCTTCGACGCCAGCGCCTGCATGATGAATTCCAGAAGGGGACTTGGCTCGGACATCGACTACGGCTCCTCGTCCGATGAGACGCGGGAGCGGCATGTCGGGTTCAATGATGGCCTGTGCCCGGTTCTGGACCGGAAAGAGCAGCAGATCGAACGGCTTCGGTCCAACAGCGACGAGTTCGGGCGCCTCGCTTGAGCTCGCGCCGATCGTGTCCAGGCCATCATTTTTGAATGAAAACTGCACGTCCGCGCGTCGATTGCACAAGAAGCCAAGGAAAACTCAACGGCAATTCAAGGTGCCTACAAGGCTTTCCGGCCCGTACGCGCGCATTCTGGCAGTGCTTTCAGGAGCAAGGCCACGGATGGCCCGAACAATCGGAGGAAGGTCATGAGGATGATCGTCATGGGCGGTACAGGTCTTATCGGACGCACACGAACGCCTGATGCAGGTGCACGTCCATGACCAAGCCTCACGATCGTTCGAATGACCCGGTAGCCGCATCTGAGGCGCCCCAGGAAACTCCGTCCCATGCCGAGCGGCGTTCTGCCGGTGCGGAGATGTCCCGCGTGCTCGGGACCACACCATTTCACATGGCTTTGGATTCCTCCGGTGCCGGAATCACCCACTGGAAGCACGAGCCATTGCACGACGTCGTCGAGCCCATGACCCATCACGTCATCATGGCTTACAACGGTTCGATGCAGCGCATGGAGCGGCGGTCAGGAAGATCGGTTGCGATTGGAACGTTTCGTCCCGGTGTTGTGATCATCATTCCAGAAGGATCAAGCTCCCGATGGGATATTCCGAAACCTGTTGATGTCGTTCAGCTCTATCTTCCGCACAGAATACTCGAGCGCGTTGCCCACGAAGCCGACATCGCCGCTCCTGGCGACCTTCTGGAGCGAACGGCGCATCCCGATCCCATCACATCGCGGTTGCTCATAAGTGCGGCGGACGTGCTGGAGGGCAATGCGGCCCTGGATGCCCTGTTCAGGCAGCAAGTGACGGATCTTCTGGCCACGCGCCTGCTGGCTGCGCACACCGGCGCGCCAACTACGTTCCAGCAGACCATGGGTGGGCTGGCGCCGAAGACGCTGCTACGCGCCATCGAACGTTTGCGCTCGGACAGCGATACGGACGTCTCTCTTTCCGCCCTGGCCTCGGATGCCGGCCTGTCGCGCTTTCACTTCTGCCGCGCTTTCAAGGAAAGCACCGGGCTTTCGCCACATGCCTGGTTGCGCCAACACCGGCTCGAGCAGGCCATGAACATGCTGCGCGACACCGACGCATCGGTCGTGTCGGTGGCAGCGGCGCTTGGCTATGCCTCGCAGACAGCCTTCGCAGCGGCGTTCAGGAAGCTGACCGGAGAAAGTCCAAGCGATTGGCGCCGACGGACGCGTTAGCCGCAATCTCTCGACAGGTACGTCAATCGCTCTGGGGCAGTTGCAGATCCGATCAGCTAGATCATCACCGTGCCCACGCCAATAACGGACGGAGACAGACAATGGCCTGGAAGACCTTCGTCGACCCACTTGCAATGATACCGCGACGGAGAGTCGTCACGAGCTCTCTGATATATGGACTTTCACTGACCATTCGACTGACGACATCGACGGGGGAAGAGGCCGAGAAGCCAGCGCAGACCGCGCAAGACAGCACTCCTTCGTTGTCCATCATCGTGAGCGACGACATCCAGGTTTTGAACGACCGGTCGCTGACGTCCGCTCAGCCGATCATCTTTCACCGTGACCGGCCGCTGGTTCCGCGGATCTGCCGCGCCGAATGTGAACGTCCCATGCAACTGGCGTCGATGCTGGACTGTACCCCGCCATAGGGGCTCACTTCGTCGTTTCCCTTCTTCGCGTCATCGTTGATTGCAACAAATTTGCCGCAGGTGAGAAGCGGCGGCGGTGACGCGCGTACTGCCGAGCAACTTAAACCCAAGGAGAAAATCACATGCGAATAGTCATCATAGGCGCCGGCTTCGCCGGCATGTACGCCGCATTGTCAGCAGCCCGCCTGCGCGACATCAAGGGCGTTTCGCCCGAAGAGCTCGAGATCGCGCTGGTCGCACCCGAGCCGACACTGGTCATTCGCCCGCGGCTCTATGAGCCGAAGCCCGAAACCTTGACGGCGCCTTTGCTGGATGTTCTCAAGGCCGTCGATGTCGTCTATATCAAAGGCAGCGCCGAGGCGATCGACACAACGTCCCGCACGGTGCAAGTCGCGACCGCCAACAATAAGCGACAGTCGCTCTCCTACGATCGGCTGGTCGTGGCGACTGGAAGCCGGTTGTTCCGCCCGAATATTCCCGGCCTCGCGGAGCATGGCTTCAGCGTCGACAATCTCGACGATGCGATCGCGCTCGACAAGCATCTGCATAGCCTGGCCGATCGGCCGGCATCGAACGGACGCGACACCATCGTCGTAGCCGGCGGCGGCTTCACGGGAATCGAAGCGGCGACCGAGATGCCGGCGCGGCTTCGCGCGATCCTCGGCAAGGACGCCCGGCCGCGCGTCATCATCGTCGAACGAAACAGTGCGATCGCTCCCGATATGGGCGAGGGTCCACGTCCCATCATCGAGGAGGCGCTGCGCAAGCTCGGTGTGGAGACCCGGCTCGGTGCCGGCGTTGCCTCGCTGGATGCATCCGGGATCACACTGTCCGACGGCGAACGTATCGAGACTGAGACCGTGATCTGGGCGGCAGGCATTCGCGCCGCGCCGCTGACCACGCAGATCCCCGCCGAGCGCGACAATTTCGGCCGGCTGCTGGTTGACCGCGATTTGCGCGTACCCTCGGTGCCCGGCGTCTTCGCTACTGGCGATGCTGCCAGAGCGGCCAGCGACGATGTCGGCAACTACGCGCTGATGTCGTGCCAGCATGCGACGCGGATGGGTGCCTTTGCCGGCAACAATGCCGCCGCTGAATTATTGCGCATGGCGCCCAGGCCATATCACCAGAAGGCCTACGTCACCTGTCTCGACCTCGGCGAAGCCGGCGCACTGTTCACGCGCGGCTGGGATCGCAAGGTCGAGATGGTTGGCGACGTCGCCAAGAAGACCAAGCAGGAAATCAACACCGTCTGGATTTATCCGCCGAAGCCCGAGCGTGCTGCCGCTCTCGCCTCGGCCGATCCGGAGCATGTGACCGAAGTCTAGCCACCTCACACAAGAAAGGACCGTGCTCCATGCAGGAGCGCGGTCAGCTCTCACGATCAACCAGGAGGACCCACAGATGACACAGACGATTCAAGCCACTCGGAAAAACACCTCGCAAAATACCCAGAAGGAGAAACACATGAACCTTGATACGACATCAGCCCCCGCCAAGTCGGGGCGTAACGAACTGGTTCCGTCGCGCTATGCAGTGAAGATCGGCGACATCGACGTGCTGGTGGTCAGCGATGGCGTGCTGCCACTCCCAACCTCCATGTTGGGACATAACGCAGACCCTGCCGTCCGGGCCGCCTGGATGCGTGACATGTTCCTGCCGCCGGACGCTTTCGACTGGCCGCTGAACGTGGTCGTCGTGCAGAGTGGCGAGCAGACCATTCTTGTCGACGCCGGGCTGGGATTGGACCCGGACCTACATTTGCCGCGGGCCGGACAACTGATCCAGCGATTGGCAGCTGCCGAGATCGATCTTGCATGCGTCACTGATATCGTGCTGACGCATTTGCATATGGATCATATCGGCGGACTTCTCGTCGAAGGGGTGAAGGATCAATTGCGTTCGGATCTGCGGATCCACGTCGCTGCCGCCGAGGTCGAATTCTGGAAAGCGCCCGATTTCTCTCACACCCAAATGCCGCCGGGATTCCCGGACGCGCTGCGGGCGACCGCCAAGCGGTTCATGGCCGAATATGGAAAGCATTTCCGGACATTCACGGACGAGCACGAACTGGCGCCGGGAGTCATCGTGCGTCGGACCGGCGGCCACACGCCCGGACACAGTGTCGTCCGCTTGGCATCCGGCGGTGACGCGCTGACCTTCGCCGGCGACGCCGTGTTCACGGTCGGGTTTGACCAACCCGATTGGCACAACGGTTTCGAGCACGACCCCGAAGAAGCAGCGCGCGTGCGGACCCGTCTGTTGCGGGAGCTGGCGGCCAGCGGCGAATTATTGGTCGCGACCCATCTGCCATTCCCGTCCGCCGGCCACGTGGCGATCGATGGCGATGCGTTTCGCTGGGTTCCGATCTCCTGGGACTACTGATCGCTTGCCGGGTTAGGACCGGGGCGCGTTCTCTTCGCTAATGAGTGCGCGCCCTGGTTTTAGCAGCGCCGATTCAGAAGAACTGCACAACAGTAGCGGGACCAAGCCGCGTCATCTTGGCGAGAAAGAGATTGAAAATGCAGAGTGAAAAGGTCGTGATTGTGACGGGCGGCAGCTCCGGCATAGGGAAGGCGGCGGCGCTGCGCTTCGCAAGGGAAGGCAACAAGGTGTTCGTGACCGGCCGCCGTCCCGGCCCTATCGAAGAAACGATTGCCGAGCATGCGAACATAGCCGGCATGGTGGCGGATGCAGCCTCCGCCGAAGATGCCAAGCGCACAATCGCCAAGACGGTCGATCTTTGGGGCAGGGTTGATACCTTGGTCAACAATGCGGGCGCAGGTGCCATCCTTCCGCTGGCAGACGCGACAGCCGATCGGATCAGGGACATTTTCTCCGTCAATGTGCTCGGCCCAAGTCTCCTCGCCTCTGCTGCTCTTCCTCACCTAAAGGCAACACGGGGCACGATCGTTAATGTCTCGAGCACTTTCGGTCACAAGCCGGTGGCTGGACTGTCTCACTACGCCGCCAGCAAGGCGGCCTTGGAGCAATTGACCCGCTGCTGGGCGCTGGAGCTTGCACCGCTCGGCATACGCGTGAACGCCGTGGCGGCAGGGCCTACGGAATCAGGCGCGCTGACGGGCATGATGGGGCTCTCCCTGGAACAGGCTGCGGCAATCAAGGAACAGGAGCGTGCGCGCATACCGCTCGGGCGGCGCGGCGTTCCTGACGACCTGGCAGAATGGATCGTGAGGCTTTCGAGTCCCGCTTCGGAATGGATGACGGGCCAGGTTGTTGCTATCGATGGCGGCCTGGGACTGGCTTAGTTGCAGTTGACGTTGCGGACAAACGTGAGCTGGTCGCAAAAGTGCGACGCTGCTAGCTGGTGTTTTCGAATGATGCATCGATCAAAAAAAGGCGGTCCGTAATTGGGCAGACCGCCTTCTTTATTCATGGCTTGAACGTGAAATCCGGTCCGATAGCCACCTCAGCCGGAATGGGCGGCAAATCGGCGAAGAGTTCCGGATGCTTCTTCATGACATTCAGGATCGGCTTGGCGTCGATATTCTTGTTGACGTCAAAGGTTGCCTTGAGCACGCCGAGGCGCTGAAGCCGGTCCTGTGCGCTCCACATTGCCTTGTAGCTGTTGGCCGACAGACGCCGGTCGAGCTGCTGGACATTGAATTCCATGGCGGCTTCGGCGATCTCCGGCTTCAGGCCGGGAATCCAGCGGGTGCCGATCTGCGCGGCGGCCTTGGGATTCTTGCGCATCCACTGGTCGGCCTGTGAGGTCGCGGCCAGGAATTTCTCCGTCGTCTCCGGATTCTTCTCGACCCAGGACCGAAGCGAGACGACATAGCCGAGATAGGCGATGACATCGCCCCCGCGGATCACTTCGAAGGCACCGGGGACGTCTTTCCGCGCGATGATCGGCCACGGATCCCAGCCGGAAAACGCATCGATGCCCTTGGCGAGCAGCGCGACAGTCATATCCGGCGGCGGCGTGTTGACCAGCTGAACGTCGTCGGGCTTGAGTCCGGCCTTCTCCAGCAGCGCCAGGATGTAGAGATGGTTGATGGTGCCGAAGGAGGTCGCAATCTTCTTGCCCTTGAGGCTCTTGAGGTCACCCTTGACGATGCCCGATCCCTCACGGGCAATGATCGCCATGGTCGCATCCGAACCGGATTTGGTGGCGCTGCCGCTGTAATTGCCGAGCGCCACGAGATCCATGCCGCGCAGCACGGCGCCGATCATCGGAACGCCGACCTGCAGGATCTCGGTCTCGCCAGCCTGCAGCGCATTCAGCGCATCAACGCCGGTCGCGTAGGGGCGTGCGATGGTGACATCGAGGCCCTGCTTCTCGAAATAACCGCGCTCCAGTGCCACCGGGATCGCCAGCATGTCGATGGCACTGACCATGCCGACATTCAGTTTCGTCAATGTCTGCGATTGTGCGGGCACGCAAGCCAGCATCACAGCCGTTAAGGCCCATAATATGCGTTTCAAAATCAGTCCTCCTCTTTGATTGGCCTCACGCTCGTGACCCAATAAGGCCGGGCAACCGCGTTGAGGTCCGTTCGTTTCACACCCCTTAGTCCGATGGAATGATCGTCGGCTCCGGCGATCCGCCCATACTTCTGAAACGCCAGAACGTGAAAACGCTCCGGCGTAAACGGCATATCGATCTGGATATTGACCTTGTCGGACGCGCCGGCGAGCTCTTTGGAGATTTTGCCCGGCGCCTCGATGCTCAGCCAGCCCTGAAACGCGGCCCACACGGCAATGACAGCGAGCACCACACGCCCGCGCGTCGAACGAATGACATCTCGCGCGATACTCATGCAGCTCGCACCATTTGCAGCACCTGCGCGGATAGACGCTTGAAGGTTTCATCCTCGATCAGTTGATCCCAGACGCGCGGACGCGGAAGATCGACCTTGATCTGATCGAGCACGCGGCCCTTGGACAGCACGACGACGCGGTTGGCGAGGAACACGGCCTCCGCCACATCATGGGTAATGAAGATGACGGTCGGCTTGCGCTCCTGCCAGATCCGCGTCAGCTCTTCCTGCAGTGTCATGCGGGTCTGCGCATCGACGCTGGCGAACGGCTCGTCCATCAGCAGCACGGCCGGATTGTTGGCCAGCGCACGGACGACACCGACGCGCTGCTGCATGCCGCCGGACAGTTCGTTCGGGTAGCGATCCGCGGCATGCGAGAGGCCGGCGAGCGCGAGATATTCCCGCGCGGTGCGGTCGCGCTCGTCCTTTGGCACGCCGCGCATCTTCGGGCCGAAGCCGACATTCTCCAGCACCGTCTTCCACGGGAAGAGGGCGAACGACTGGAACACAACACCGCGATCAGGACCCGGCCCCTTGACCAGATTGCCGTCGATCAGGATTTCACCGCCCGTATAGGGGATGAAGCCCGCGATCATGTTCAGAATTGTCGTCTTGCCGCAGCCGGAGGGACCGACGACTGAAACGAATTCACCCTGCTCGACGTCGAGCGAGACGTCCTGAACGGCGGTGACCTGCGATCCCGCATAGGGATCGAAATAGGTCTTGCGAAGATTTTTGAGCGACAGCGTTTTCATGACGTTACCAATCCCCACCGCTGGCCCGTTGCGCGCTCGATCGGCGCAAGGATCCAGGCATCGACGATGTACCAAAGAATTCCAAGAACGATCATGCCGAGCAGGATCTCGACCGTTGAGCCGGCACGACGTGCATCGAACATCATGAATCCGATACCGCTGGTGCCGACGATGATCTCCACCGCGATCAGCGCGCGCCAGCCATAGCCGAGGCCATTGCGCAGGCCGGTGATGATGTTCGGCAAGGCGCCGGGCAGTGTCACTTCCCACAGCACCCGCATCGGCGACGCGCCGAGGCTCTGCGCCGCACGGGCCAGATCGCGATGTACCGACTGCACGCCGAGCACGGTGCTCAGCACGATCGGAAACAGCACGGTGTAGACGATGACAAAGGTCATGGTGGTGAGGCCGAAGCCGAACCAGATCAGCAGGATCGGCAGCCACGCAATGTCGCCGATAGCCTGAAAGAACAGCAGCACCGGCCAGCAGATGCGATGCGCGAGGCGGCTGGAACCGATCAGGATGCCGAGCGGAATGCCCAGCGCGACGCCGATGGATGCACCGAACAGCAGCCGGACCAGACTGTCCTGCAGATAGTCCGGCAGAATTCCCTTGTAGGTGAGGGAGATGAACGACCGCATCACATCCACCGGCGCCGGGAAGAAGGCGCGTGGAAACATGCCTGAATTGGCGACAATGCTCCAGATCGCCACCACGGGAATAAACGGCACGATGGTCGCGATAATTGGCCACCGATGCGTCGCGCGGACGTAACCGCTCCAGAATTTTAGTGCAATGTTCATGTGCGTCTCACCAGTCCCCATCGCTCGATCGTCGCGCGTTCCAGCGGAACGAGCAGCAACCGGTCGATGAATAGCCACAACACGCCAATGACGATCATGCCGAGCACGATCACTTCGGTGCGATAGAAGTCACGGGCGACGAACAGCATGTAGCCAAGCCCAACATTGGTCGCGATCATCTCCGCCGCGATCAGGCCGCGCCACGCGAAGCCGAGCCCGGTGCGCACGCCTGTCACGATGTTGGGTAGCGCACCCGGCAGCAGCACTTCGGTGAGCAACGCCCATCGTCCGGCACCGAGCGAGGCGGCCGCATTGCGGATTGTCATCGGAATGGTGGAGACACCGAGTAGCGTGTTGTAGGCGACCACAAAGAAGACCGCGTTGAAGATCACGAAGATGATGGCGCCGAAGCCGTAGCCGAACCACAATGTCGCGATCGGTATCCAGGCGATGCCGGCAAGCACCGAGAAGAAGCGAAACAGCGGTGTCAGGAACGCCGAGACCGCAGGGCTCACGCCCATGGCGATGCCAAGCGGGACGGCGACGAGCACGCCGAGAAACGTGCCCAGTCCGACACGCAGCATGCTCGCGCCGATATGGCGGATGAGCGAGCCATCGCCGATCGCGGCAACCGCTGCTTCGGCCACCGAGCCGACCGACGGAAAAATTCGCGGATTGACATTGAAGAGCGGGACCACGATCGCCCAGATGGCGACGAGCACCAGCAAGGGCGCCACGAACAAGGTTGCGCCCACCAGCGAGTTCATGCCGCGCCAGGCGACGCGGGACCGCACTTTTTGACCGGGCGCAACGAGCACGCGACCTCCCTTTGACCAGCGTTCTGGCCGCTTTATTTTATCTGCGAGGCTCTCGGCTACGCAGTTTGGTACTCAAATCTCGTCTGCGAACGGCGGCACTTTGCCGCCGTCCTGATCACGTCACGGCATATCCGCCGTCGATGACGAGGATCGTCCCCGTCACGAAAGATGCCGTCGGCGAGCACAGATAGAGCACGCCGCCCAAGAGGTCCGATGGTTTGCCCCAACGGCCCAAGGGCGTGCGCCCCAAAATGACCTGGCTGCGTTCCGGGCTGGCCTGCAGATCGGTCGTCAGCGGCGTGGCGATCCAGCCCGGCGCGATCGCGTTGACGCGAATGCCGTCATTCGCATAGGCGATCGCCAGCGATTTCGTCAGTTGTGCAATACCGCCCTTGCTGGCGGCATAACCGGGAACGAGACCGCCGCCGAAGAACGACAGCATGGATGCCAGATTGACGATCGCGCCCTTGGAGCGTGCCAGCAGCGGCCGCGCGGCGGCGCACATCCGCATGGTGCCGTTGAGATTGATATCGACCACCGACTGGAAAACCGCGGGGTCGAGTTCCTCGCTGCGACGAATGACGCCGGCGCAATTGACGATCACATCGAGTTCGCCGAGCGAGCCGACAAGGGACTTGATCGCGCTGTCGTCGCGAACGTCGAGCTGATGCGCCTGAGCCTCGCGCAACACCGAATCCGAACGCGCTCGCTCGATCTCCGCAGCATTCACGCCGGTCGCGATGACCTCCGCGCCGGCCTCAACGAAGCCGCGCGCGAGACCCGCACCGATCCCTGACGTTCCACCCGTCACCAGCACGCGTTTTCCCGCGTACCAGATCGACGCCCATGCGGCCGACGGCATCTCCTCGATCATGTTGGCACCGTCTGCCATCAGCGCACGAACTGGTCGACGTAGTCACGGCCAAGGCCGACGGACTCGTAGTGGGCGCGGCACATATCGATCTTGGTGAAGACGTCCTCATAGCCGACATGCTTGTTGTTCTCATCGAGATACAGCATCGATCCCTGGATGTTGAAGAAGGTGATCATTTCCGGAACGTCCTCTGGGACGATCAGCGTGTGGATCTCACCCGGAGGCTCGAACACGTAGGAGCCTTCCGTCGCCACCCACTGGTGTTCGCGGTAGAACCATTTGCCGCGCAACACGAAGCCATGCACCGGATTGGGATGCAGATGCCGCGATAGTACGCCGGCGCGTCGCACGCGCAGCAGATTGCACCACTGCCCCTGTCGTGTGTTCAGCATCAGCGGACGAAACCAGACATCCGGCGCCTGCGGGACCCAGACGCGCTCGTCCTCGGGAATAGCGACGATGGCGATTTCCGGCGATGCAAGAACGTGGGTCGATCCGATCATGTCACGATACATGGGGCTTCCTCTTTCTTTTTTTCGCCGCCGCGGTTGAGACCCGCGTTATGCCCTCAGGCGTCGCAGTCGCGCGACGCTTCGAGAGCTTGAATTGCGTGTAGCCGAGCACCTGCTCCATGGCGGTCTTGGCCTTCTTTGCATCGCCCGCGGCAATCGCGCGCGCCGCGGCCGCGTGGTTTGGCAGATTGTCTTCGAACCAGCCGGGGCTGCCGACCGCGACAAGAAACACCGCGCTCAGAATGGTATCGATGGCGCCGCGAAAACCCTGCAACACGGGGTTATGCGTCGCATCGAGAATGGCGAGGTGGAATGCTTTGTCCGCCTTGATGGCGCTTTCCTGATCGTGCGAGGTTTCCATGCCGACCAGTGCGGCCTCGATGCGCAACCTGTCCTGTTTGGTGCTCCGCGTTGCCGCGAGCGCTGCTGCTGCCGGTTCGATGATCAGTCGGACTTCCTGAATCGCCATCAGAAGATCGCGGTCCGGTTCGCCGCCGCCGACCAGCCATCCCAGCACATCGCGATCGAGCAGACTCCAGTCGCGGCGCGGCAAGACGTGCGTACCGTAACGCGGACGCACGCTGACCATTCCTTTCGCAGCGAGGGTTTTGATCGCTTCCCGGATGACGCCGCGCCCGACACCGAAGCGCGCCTCCAATTCCGGCTCGGGGGGAGGGTCGCGCCAATCGGGATAATATCCTGCGCGATTTCGCAGCCGAGCGTGGTCAAGACCGAATTGATACGGCCTGGCTTGCTTCCCCGCTCCAACGATTTCGTAGGACTTCGTGCCACGAGTGTTCTTCCCCGCTTGTTTCCTCAGTGGCCTATCTCACGTTTTCAGAGCGAATGCAATCATCCGATGTTTAACATCGGATGATTGCATTTGCGGTGCACAATGCTTTGCCCGATCGCAATTCGAGTTTGAAATTCATGGCATAGCGGCCGCGATAGATGGCCGGCCCATGCCAGCGCGGGGCCGGTTGTTTTTTCCGGGAACGAGATTGGCTGTTCCACCGTTTTCAGAGACACCGGGCCGGTTCGGTTCCAGCAGGACCAGCTTTCTTTGGCTCGGGAAAATCAGGAGAAAGCAAATGATGTCCGAAACTCAAGTCCACACCATTGCCCGACAGATGCTTGATCGGCACGGCGCCGTGGCCATCGCTCATGCCGCTCAGAATGCACTGACATGCGAGCAAAAAGGTCAGGTGGAAGAAGCCAACGAGTGGCGCCACGTGAAGGATGCCATGAAGATCATGCAAGGCCCGCATCAGAGCTGAGGTTGTCAGCAGACGCCTCGGCGTCTCACCACGCGTACCGCACCACGCCCTTGCCGGCGTAGCTGCGCGTGACATCCGAGAACTCGCCTTCAAAGGTGCCGGCGACGGTCCAGCCGTTCGTCCACTTCATCTCCGCGGATGCGGTCG
It contains:
- a CDS encoding AraC family transcriptional regulator, translated to MTKPHDRSNDPVAASEAPQETPSHAERRSAGAEMSRVLGTTPFHMALDSSGAGITHWKHEPLHDVVEPMTHHVIMAYNGSMQRMERRSGRSVAIGTFRPGVVIIIPEGSSSRWDIPKPVDVVQLYLPHRILERVAHEADIAAPGDLLERTAHPDPITSRLLISAADVLEGNAALDALFRQQVTDLLATRLLAAHTGAPTTFQQTMGGLAPKTLLRAIERLRSDSDTDVSLSALASDAGLSRFHFCRAFKESTGLSPHAWLRQHRLEQAMNMLRDTDASVVSVAAALGYASQTAFAAAFRKLTGESPSDWRRRTR
- a CDS encoding SDR family oxidoreductase translates to MQSEKVVIVTGGSSGIGKAAALRFAREGNKVFVTGRRPGPIEETIAEHANIAGMVADAASAEDAKRTIAKTVDLWGRVDTLVNNAGAGAILPLADATADRIRDIFSVNVLGPSLLASAALPHLKATRGTIVNVSSTFGHKPVAGLSHYAASKAALEQLTRCWALELAPLGIRVNAVAAGPTESGALTGMMGLSLEQAAAIKEQERARIPLGRRGVPDDLAEWIVRLSSPASEWMTGQVVAIDGGLGLA
- a CDS encoding NAD(P)/FAD-dependent oxidoreductase is translated as MRIVIIGAGFAGMYAALSAARLRDIKGVSPEELEIALVAPEPTLVIRPRLYEPKPETLTAPLLDVLKAVDVVYIKGSAEAIDTTSRTVQVATANNKRQSLSYDRLVVATGSRLFRPNIPGLAEHGFSVDNLDDAIALDKHLHSLADRPASNGRDTIVVAGGGFTGIEAATEMPARLRAILGKDARPRVIIVERNSAIAPDMGEGPRPIIEEALRKLGVETRLGAGVASLDASGITLSDGERIETETVIWAAGIRAAPLTTQIPAERDNFGRLLVDRDLRVPSVPGVFATGDAARAASDDVGNYALMSCQHATRMGAFAGNNAAAELLRMAPRPYHQKAYVTCLDLGEAGALFTRGWDRKVEMVGDVAKKTKQEINTVWIYPPKPERAAALASADPEHVTEV
- a CDS encoding ABC transporter permease, producing the protein MNIALKFWSGYVRATHRWPIIATIVPFIPVVAIWSIVANSGMFPRAFFPAPVDVMRSFISLTYKGILPDYLQDSLVRLLFGASIGVALGIPLGILIGSSRLAHRICWPVLLFFQAIGDIAWLPILLIWFGFGLTTMTFVIVYTVLFPIVLSTVLGVQSVHRDLARAAQSLGASPMRVLWEVTLPGALPNIITGLRNGLGYGWRALIAVEIIVGTSGIGFMMFDARRAGSTVEILLGMIVLGILWYIVDAWILAPIERATGQRWGLVTS
- a CDS encoding ABC transporter substrate-binding protein encodes the protein MKRILWALTAVMLACVPAQSQTLTKLNVGMVSAIDMLAIPVALERGYFEKQGLDVTIARPYATGVDALNALQAGETEILQVGVPMIGAVLRGMDLVALGNYSGSATKSGSDATMAIIAREGSGIVKGDLKSLKGKKIATSFGTINHLYILALLEKAGLKPDDVQLVNTPPPDMTVALLAKGIDAFSGWDPWPIIARKDVPGAFEVIRGGDVIAYLGYVVSLRSWVEKNPETTEKFLAATSQADQWMRKNPKAAAQIGTRWIPGLKPEIAEAAMEFNVQQLDRRLSANSYKAMWSAQDRLQRLGVLKATFDVNKNIDAKPILNVMKKHPELFADLPPIPAEVAIGPDFTFKP
- a CDS encoding ABC transporter ATP-binding protein; translation: MKTLSLKNLRKTYFDPYAGSQVTAVQDVSLDVEQGEFVSVVGPSGCGKTTILNMIAGFIPYTGGEILIDGNLVKGPGPDRGVVFQSFALFPWKTVLENVGFGPKMRGVPKDERDRTAREYLALAGLSHAADRYPNELSGGMQQRVGVVRALANNPAVLLMDEPFASVDAQTRMTLQEELTRIWQERKPTVIFITHDVAEAVFLANRVVVLSKGRVLDQIKVDLPRPRVWDQLIEDETFKRLSAQVLQMVRAA
- a CDS encoding MBL fold metallo-hydrolase — translated: MNLDTTSAPAKSGRNELVPSRYAVKIGDIDVLVVSDGVLPLPTSMLGHNADPAVRAAWMRDMFLPPDAFDWPLNVVVVQSGEQTILVDAGLGLDPDLHLPRAGQLIQRLAAAEIDLACVTDIVLTHLHMDHIGGLLVEGVKDQLRSDLRIHVAAAEVEFWKAPDFSHTQMPPGFPDALRATAKRFMAEYGKHFRTFTDEHELAPGVIVRRTGGHTPGHSVVRLASGGDALTFAGDAVFTVGFDQPDWHNGFEHDPEEAARVRTRLLRELAASGELLVATHLPFPSAGHVAIDGDAFRWVPISWDY